One Prochlorococcus marinus XMU1411 genomic window, GAACGACCTGGAGTTTGCTAAAAAATTAGCATCACATGCAGATATGTATGTAAATGATGCTTTCGGTGCTGCTCATAGAGCGCATGCTTCAACTCAGGGTGTTACAAATTATTTAAGTCCCTCAGTAGCTGGATTCCTTTTAGAAAAAGAATTGAAATACCTACAAGGAGCTGTAGATTCCCCAAAGCGTCCATTGGCAGCAATAGTTGGAGGATCAAAGGTTAGTAGCAAAATAGGAGTACTTGATTCTTTACTAGATAAGTGTGACAAAATCATGATTGGTGGAGGTATGATTTTCACTTTTTATAAAGCTAGAGGTTTAGATGTCGGAAAGAGCCTTGTAGAAGAAGATAAACTCGAGCTTGCTAAAGATTTAGAAGCAAAAGCAAAAGCAAAAGGAGTAGAATTATTATTACCTACTGATGTTGTTTTGGCTGATGAATTTTCTCCTGATGCCAATAGTAAAATATCTCAAATTGATGCAATTAGTGGGAATTGGATGGGTCTAGATATTGGTCCAGATTCCATTAAGGTTTTTCAGAATGCTCTCGCAGAATGTAAAACAATTATTTGGAATGGTCCAATGGGAGTTTTTGAATTTGATAAATTTGCAGACGGTACAAATGCAATAGCTACGACTCTTGCGGACTTAAGTGCTTTTTCTGAAGTTTGTACAATAATTGGTGGTGGAGATTCAGTTGCAGCAGTTGAAAAAGCAGGATTAGCTGAAAAAATGTCTCATATATCTACTGGAGGTGGGGCTAGTTTGGAACTTTTAGAAGGTAAAACTTTACCAGGTGTTGCTGCGTTAAACGACGCTTAGGCTATATCTTATCAACTATATCAATGCTCTTTGTGAAAGTAATCATTCCTTCAGGATGAGCTATGATTCCTGACCAAATTTGTATCCCTGGTTTTGAAGGTGCTCTTGTAATTTTAAAAATCCCACCTGACGCCAATGGCTCCAATAATATTTCTTGTTCAAACAATGAATTAACTTGATGAGGTTTTATAGCTCCAGCAATAATCACTTCTTCAAGAGGCTTATTTAAAATTATATCGATATCGTATTTTGAACCAGTAAGAACTCTATTAGGAATTTTAAAACTAATATCTATTTTTTTATTATCGTTTCTTATTGTGGTGAATAAATTTTTGATAATCCCTTCATTTATTTTCCCATTTACGATTGAAAATAAATAATCAAATTTGGATTCGAGTATATATATTTCTCCATTAACTATTTTTTCCCCAGAAACTTTTATTCGCAAAATATCTTCATCTGGAATTTTAGGTTTTAATCTTTTGATCTTCCATTTACTGTTAGGGAAATCATTAATAATCTTTGAAAATTGTTTTGGTATATTTTGGCTTTCTTCATTTCTAAAACTTTTTCTAAAGAATTCTAAATCTCTTGCATTTAAGGAGTTTTCTAGATTTCTTATAAAATCAACTTTTAAAGTTTCCGTTATTGCTGAATAGGGAATAATAAGATAAACAAATAAGTAGAGAAGAAATCCTATATTTTTGAATAAGTTTAAATTAAACATATTAATGATTGGTTATTTTATTCTACTATTTTAGGTTTTTATGTCTAAAAAAAATAATTTATTAGTTGCAGCCAGTGGGACAGGGGGGCATATTTTCCCAGCCTTAGCAGTTTCTAAAGAGGTGGAAGATGAATGGAATATTCATTGGTTGGGTGTTAGTCAAAGACTTGATGCAAATTTTATTCCCAAAAAATATAATTTGAGGACTT contains:
- a CDS encoding phosphoglycerate kinase, translated to MSKLSLSSLDKTHLEGKKVLVRVDFNVPLNEDGQITDDTRIRAAIPTVEYLINHSAKVILAAHFGRPKGQVNEKMRLTPVAARLSELLGHNVSLTNSCIGDEAVAQSNKLSNGDVLLLENVRFFGEEEKNDLEFAKKLASHADMYVNDAFGAAHRAHASTQGVTNYLSPSVAGFLLEKELKYLQGAVDSPKRPLAAIVGGSKVSSKIGVLDSLLDKCDKIMIGGGMIFTFYKARGLDVGKSLVEEDKLELAKDLEAKAKAKGVELLLPTDVVLADEFSPDANSKISQIDAISGNWMGLDIGPDSIKVFQNALAECKTIIWNGPMGVFEFDKFADGTNAIATTLADLSAFSEVCTIIGGGDSVAAVEKAGLAEKMSHISTGGGASLELLEGKTLPGVAALNDA